A region from the Vicia villosa cultivar HV-30 ecotype Madison, WI linkage group LG3, Vvil1.0, whole genome shotgun sequence genome encodes:
- the LOC131659297 gene encoding uncharacterized protein LOC131659297: MGPEMMQQTTDKVKMIRQRMKVSQDLQKSHADRRRRPLEFEEGEHVFLRVTPTTGVCRALKARKLTPKFIGPYQITERIGKVAYKIALPPVLSKIHDVFHVSQLRKYVPDPSHVITSDDIQLKENLSFEVPPLKIGDKKIKRLRNKEILLVKVIWNEATGDATWELESMTKEQYPELFNTV; this comes from the coding sequence ATGGGACCAGAGATGATGCAACAAACTACCGATAAAGTTAAGATGATTCGGCAAAGAATGAAAGTTTCCCAAGATCTCCAAAAGAGCCATGCAGACAGGCGTCGTAGGCCTTTGGAGTTTGAGGAAGGAGAACATGTATTTCTTCGAGTCACCCCAACCACCGGTGTATGTAGGGCTTTAAAGGCGAGAAAACTGACCCCCAAATTTATTGGACCATACCAAATCACAGAGAGGATTGGGAAAGTTGCATACAAAATTGCACTACCACCGGTACTATCGAAAattcatgatgtgttccatgtatctcaaTTAAGGAAATATGTTCCAGATCCCTCGCATGTGATCACATCCGATGACATCCAGTTGAAGGAAAACTTGTCATTTGAGGTACCCCCGCTAAAAATCGGAGATAAGAAGATAAAGCGCCTCAGAAACAAGGAGATACTACTAGTTAAGGTAATTTGGAACGAAGCCACGGGAGATGCAACTTGGGAACTAGAAAGCATGACAAAGGAACAATATCCAGAGCTCTTCAACACCGTCTAA